One Rosa chinensis cultivar Old Blush chromosome 3, RchiOBHm-V2, whole genome shotgun sequence DNA window includes the following coding sequences:
- the LOC112192337 gene encoding uncharacterized protein LOC112192337 isoform X1 encodes MIRRAACLALRKFLSSPPPAPSPVTGGVLGLSIKAGISTDIIAPGTGVCYTFAHMLGELSFRPQLSSIVREMISDLGDDVVDSMLSGACFGSLDPSMLTVSGIRLMIARTYCSAPMQLSLLQQYRGLLLYYSAVNVGEHAYEDDSFLSEIHKIRTVSDIVFIVMHPRLHFANKSVKFITSAVLMLQYANIRFQHVHHNVIHRRVSWGKAFQCFHVGQIDLPALINGIENQAMRDSLLEGIKYFNGQAPDLGGLRVNSPTIAATVFHNYYKHLFTSRVIHNVGDSCAVVHDLLPQIPTYLWEFIKFQHTKSLFPLLDLKMLVKLRQVQFTDMVFVDCSAERKPGAPLYDLFVSGFQKDMTCQMLIDHFSRFGGVATYSSLKSSF; translated from the exons ATGATTAGGAGAGCCGCCTGCCTAGCTTTAAGGAAGTTCTtgtcttctcctcctcctgctCCTAGCCCTGTAACAGGAGGAGTCCTTGGCTTGTCAATAAAAG CTGGTATTTCTACTGATATTATTGCTCCGGGTACTGGTG TCTGTTATACTTTTGCTCATATGTTGGGAGAGCTGAGTTTTAGACCTCAGCTCTCTTCAATAGTCAGGGAAATGATTTCCGATCTCGGCGATGATGTTGTTGACAGTATGCTAAGCGGGGCTTGCTTTGGATCACTTGATCCAAGCATGTTGACTGTCTCGGGCATTAGATTGATGATCGCTAGGACCTATTGTTCCGCTCCGATGCAGCTTTCACTCCTACAGCAGTATAGGGGTTTGCTTCTCTACTACTCTGCAGTAAACGTTGGAGAACATGCCTATGAGGATGACAGTTTTCTAAGTGAAATCCACAAGATTCGAACGGT GTCCGATATTGTTTTTATAGTGATGCATCCACGCTTGCATTTTGCAAACAAGTCGGTGAAATTTATCACTTCAGCTGTACTTATGTTGCAGTACGCAAATATAAGATTCCAACATGTTCATCATAATGTGATTCATAGAAGGGTTTCCTGGGGCAAGGCCTTCCAGTGTTTTCATGTTGGTCAGATAGATCTCCCTGCATTGATAAATGGTATTGAGAATCAAGCTATGCGGGATTCACTACTGGAGGGGATTAAATACTTTAATGGCCAAGCCCCTGATCTTGGAGGTTTGCGAGTGAATTCTCCAACTATTGCAGCAACAGTGTTTCATAACTATTACAAGCATCTTTTTACCAGTCGTGTTATTCATAATGTGGGTGATTCCTGTGCGGTGGTACATGACTTGCTTCCTCAGATCCCTACGTATCTTTGGGAATTTATTAAATTTCAGCATACGAAGTCTCTTTTTCCGTTGCTAGATCTGAAGATGTTGGTCAAATTAAG GCAGGTGCAGTTTACGGATATGGTCTTTGTTGACTGCTCTGCAGAACGCAAACCGGGGGCCCCTTTATATGATCTATTCGTTAGTGGATTTCAGAAAGATATGACATGCCAAATGCTGATCGATCATTTCTCAAGGTTTGGAGGTGTTGCCACG TATTCATCCCTGAAAAGCAGTTTTTGA
- the LOC112192337 gene encoding uncharacterized protein LOC112192337 isoform X3, whose protein sequence is MISDLGDDVVDSMLSGACFGSLDPSMLTVSGIRLMIARTYCSAPMQLSLLQQYRGLLLYYSAVNVGEHAYEDDSFLSEIHKIRTVSDIVFIVMHPRLHFANKSVKFITSAVLMLQYANIRFQHVHHNVIHRRVSWGKAFQCFHVGQIDLPALINGIENQAMRDSLLEGIKYFNGQAPDLGGLRVNSPTIAATVFHNYYKHLFTSRVIHNVGDSCAVVHDLLPQIPTYLWEFIKFQHTKSLFPLLDLKMLVKLRQVQFTDMVFVDCSAERKPGAPLYDLFVSGFQKDMTCQMLIDHFSRFGGVATYSSLKSSF, encoded by the exons ATGATTTCCGATCTCGGCGATGATGTTGTTGACAGTATGCTAAGCGGGGCTTGCTTTGGATCACTTGATCCAAGCATGTTGACTGTCTCGGGCATTAGATTGATGATCGCTAGGACCTATTGTTCCGCTCCGATGCAGCTTTCACTCCTACAGCAGTATAGGGGTTTGCTTCTCTACTACTCTGCAGTAAACGTTGGAGAACATGCCTATGAGGATGACAGTTTTCTAAGTGAAATCCACAAGATTCGAACGGT GTCCGATATTGTTTTTATAGTGATGCATCCACGCTTGCATTTTGCAAACAAGTCGGTGAAATTTATCACTTCAGCTGTACTTATGTTGCAGTACGCAAATATAAGATTCCAACATGTTCATCATAATGTGATTCATAGAAGGGTTTCCTGGGGCAAGGCCTTCCAGTGTTTTCATGTTGGTCAGATAGATCTCCCTGCATTGATAAATGGTATTGAGAATCAAGCTATGCGGGATTCACTACTGGAGGGGATTAAATACTTTAATGGCCAAGCCCCTGATCTTGGAGGTTTGCGAGTGAATTCTCCAACTATTGCAGCAACAGTGTTTCATAACTATTACAAGCATCTTTTTACCAGTCGTGTTATTCATAATGTGGGTGATTCCTGTGCGGTGGTACATGACTTGCTTCCTCAGATCCCTACGTATCTTTGGGAATTTATTAAATTTCAGCATACGAAGTCTCTTTTTCCGTTGCTAGATCTGAAGATGTTGGTCAAATTAAG GCAGGTGCAGTTTACGGATATGGTCTTTGTTGACTGCTCTGCAGAACGCAAACCGGGGGCCCCTTTATATGATCTATTCGTTAGTGGATTTCAGAAAGATATGACATGCCAAATGCTGATCGATCATTTCTCAAGGTTTGGAGGTGTTGCCACG TATTCATCCCTGAAAAGCAGTTTTTGA
- the LOC112192337 gene encoding uncharacterized protein LOC112192337 isoform X2 has translation MIRRAACLALRKFLSSPPPAPSPVTGGVLGLSIKAGISTDIIAPGTGVCYTFAHMLGELSFRPQLSSIVREMISDLGDDVVDSMLSGACFGSLDPSMLTVSGIRLMIARTYCSAPMQLSLLQQYRGLLLYYSAVNVGEHAYEDDSFLSEIHKIRTVSDIVFIVMHPRLHFANKSVKFITSAVLMLQYANIRFQHVHHNVIHRRVSWGKAFQCFHVGQIDLPALINGIENQAMRDSLLEGIKYFNGQAPDLGGLRVNSPTIAATVFHNYYKHLFTSRVIHNVGDSCAVVHDLLPQIPTYLWEFIKFQHTKSLFPLLDLKMLVKLRCSLRIWSLLTALQNANRGPLYMIYSLVDFRKI, from the exons ATGATTAGGAGAGCCGCCTGCCTAGCTTTAAGGAAGTTCTtgtcttctcctcctcctgctCCTAGCCCTGTAACAGGAGGAGTCCTTGGCTTGTCAATAAAAG CTGGTATTTCTACTGATATTATTGCTCCGGGTACTGGTG TCTGTTATACTTTTGCTCATATGTTGGGAGAGCTGAGTTTTAGACCTCAGCTCTCTTCAATAGTCAGGGAAATGATTTCCGATCTCGGCGATGATGTTGTTGACAGTATGCTAAGCGGGGCTTGCTTTGGATCACTTGATCCAAGCATGTTGACTGTCTCGGGCATTAGATTGATGATCGCTAGGACCTATTGTTCCGCTCCGATGCAGCTTTCACTCCTACAGCAGTATAGGGGTTTGCTTCTCTACTACTCTGCAGTAAACGTTGGAGAACATGCCTATGAGGATGACAGTTTTCTAAGTGAAATCCACAAGATTCGAACGGT GTCCGATATTGTTTTTATAGTGATGCATCCACGCTTGCATTTTGCAAACAAGTCGGTGAAATTTATCACTTCAGCTGTACTTATGTTGCAGTACGCAAATATAAGATTCCAACATGTTCATCATAATGTGATTCATAGAAGGGTTTCCTGGGGCAAGGCCTTCCAGTGTTTTCATGTTGGTCAGATAGATCTCCCTGCATTGATAAATGGTATTGAGAATCAAGCTATGCGGGATTCACTACTGGAGGGGATTAAATACTTTAATGGCCAAGCCCCTGATCTTGGAGGTTTGCGAGTGAATTCTCCAACTATTGCAGCAACAGTGTTTCATAACTATTACAAGCATCTTTTTACCAGTCGTGTTATTCATAATGTGGGTGATTCCTGTGCGGTGGTACATGACTTGCTTCCTCAGATCCCTACGTATCTTTGGGAATTTATTAAATTTCAGCATACGAAGTCTCTTTTTCCGTTGCTAGATCTGAAGATGTTGGTCAAATTAAG GTGCAGTTTACGGATATGGTCTTTGTTGACTGCTCTGCAGAACGCAAACCGGGGGCCCCTTTATATGATCTATTCGTTAGTGGATTTCAGAAAGATATGA